The DNA segment atatttgtgtttattacaCATTTCTTATGAAAAACCTAAACATTTTTCTGCAAGCCagcacaagtttttttaaaaatagttgccAAGCATCCCTCCCACATCCTGCCTTACTACAACAATTTGTACATGATGTATTCCAATTAGAGTACTTAAGGTTTTATTTTCTCCAGTTAAGATATTTTGCTTTGTTATGGTCCAAGATTTACTTTCTTAGTGATTGTACACTTTCTGTCTCTGGCACTATATTACTTATCTCCATCTATGTGTGGAGATGGGGTGAGTGGCAAACACAAATACGGATATCCCACACAGCAGGACTATCTGTTATGTACAGAATGccctggttcacatgtaacattagGCCATAGTTAAATGAAgatatggtttaatgtgaatgagtaATATGCTAGTCACACGGCTGTGGTTGCGTTGCTCCTCTGCTCTCTGGAAAAGTGTGGTTTCATTGCTTTTGgctattttatttaacaaaatttgtatatgtAATACCACTTAACTATTAATAAAACCTCTAGgtagtttacaaaaatacattaaaactatcaataaaagtcaaagttaaaaaaacaaattttaaaagattCAAAGTATAATTAATATCAGCAACTTAAGATACATGCCAGTTTTTACATGTCTGGAACTGGGtagccttgcctaaacaaaacatttttagcatacactgaaaagagtacagtgaaggtgcctgcctggtgTTAATTTTATGGTATCtctttatttttaagttgttggACGCTTCTATGAGACTTTTTCTGTATAAATTaatgtataaattaaataataaagtaCTCTGAATCCACAGTAAGAAGCCAATGCTTGTTCTTGGCTATTGCTTGTgggttttttgttctgtttttgttttttatgagGTAGGGAATAAAGCACAAGCCAACTTGTTTCCTGGCAGCACAACAGAAGGTTGTGTGTACCCAAATGTACACATATTAGCTGTGTGTACCCATATGTTGTTCGTGTTAAACAGTAGTTTATTTTTATCTGGTGTAATATTACATGCAAACTAGCTCACTATAATGTTGTTTCTGGAAGAGGcttgcacaaaaataaatattccatatttTTAATTGTCCAGCATGTGGGCAGTTGTATGAAAACAGAAATAGAAGTGAAAAATTAAAATAGTGCAAACTGCCCAAAGTTGATGTCATTTTATAGATAAATGTTTGAAGATCAATCATTCACACatgtttaactatgcattggCCATAGTATTAGCCAGGAAATCTGAAACAGTTAACGAAAATATAGTAATATGAACAAAATAATTAGTGAGATTCCATTACCATAAAAAGTGCCTAAAGTTTTTAAAACTAGTAGCCAgtgcaaaaacaaacaacccctccccccaaggcATTTGAAGCAAAGGCAGTTTTCATGACCTAATCTGCTGCAGTGTTAccctttattaattttaatgtaaTGTATCGTCAACATACATGGGAACAGAATCATTTTTCATGGCAGCACCATCACAGCAGCCTAGGAAATTGGGATTcaatcacagtttgggaatcacAGTAATGGAATCTTGAGCTGACTAACAGAAAGAAGCCAGTATCCCATGTTTGATCACTAGTCGCAAGATTAGAGCCAGTATTCAGCACTGAACTATAGTACGACCTACTGGCAAGGATACTTCAGAGTCATTTGTTCAAAATGATTTGagggtatatatgtatgtgttaaTGTAATCTTATGTATAGacaggaatgaatgaatgcagtGTGGTGATAAATAGTTCTGAATAGGGTTATCACAAACGTATGAAGAGACCCCAGCAGAATAAATGTAACAACATACTCCGCAAGATATTGCAGCATTTTGGTCAGAAGGCTATAGAGTCACCCAGCTGCCAGGACTGAGAGTAGGTAATCAAGTGATTGATTAGGCAGCTATAAAAAGTAATTAAAAGTAACAGTTGAAATCAGTTTCACCCAAGGAAAAGGCAGGGAGGTAGCACAGAACTCTTACTGTCTGTCACAAAACAATGAACACAACTATTCCTGTAGACGTTATTACCATAGCTAGGGAAGCTATACCACTTtctcctatcatcatcatcatagtttatttatatgccgcctttccatagcaatctgctcaaggcagctcacaacatgatAAAGGTTACATAATTCATTGTTACACAGTCAAACAATAAGTTtaagaaaacatcttaagaaatatacaataaattgaaacaccataagtcataataaggtccaacaataaaatacaaaacataatcCCAATCCCAATGacagcaaaaataactgaccagcagaattaaattttggcCTACTGAAAAGCAGAGGCAGTACTGCCAAAGCTTGAAAGGAAATAAATGTTATCAATAAGGATCCTGAATGCAAGGCAGCTAGCCTGAAAGTGATGGCACCAATACAAATGCAGTGCTTAAGAGACTCGCACAGAGATATTCAGAGATGATACTGACAcagacttaaaaacaaaaatttcCCTTCAAGAGAGACCATGAGTGCCAAAATCCTTATGGTATGATTTGCAAGGTGTCAGGTGTGTTATATCAATGTGCTTAACAGCTGAGAAACCTTCTTAAGTGTCTCAAGTATCTGCTGGGTTCTCTCTTACCTCCCAAATACTGatacatatttttatattttgctttGCAGGAAGGAGTAAAAACAGAAAATGACCATATCAATTTAAAAGTAGCTGGCCAAGATGGATCGGTGGTCCAGTTTAAAATAAAAAGGCACACACCACTAAGTAAACTAATGAAAGCCTATTGTGAGAGACAGGTAAATGAGTTATcagtatatttttgtatattgtgaTCTTGTTTTTTATTGAATACACAAAAAGACCCCCCCCATATATCCATGGCTTATTGTCCAGAGAAATTTTGATGTGGAAATATTTTCTGAAGGTTTATGAAGTGCCGATACATTGGTGGCATAAAATCCATTATGCTGGTGTGCAGATGCCTCATACAATCTTAGATGTGATGGTACTTTGAGCGTTAAGCCAAATTCCTTTCATTTTCAGTGTTGAATATATTGCCATTGTCCTGGAACTTCCAATTAATTAAGAATTCGAATTAATGTAACTTATTTCTCCGTATCTGATGTTTATAATAGAGACACTGTCACCAGGAACCAAGGAAATCCTGTGTTGTGAGACATATTTGCAGCAGTGTCAGGTCATAATTTCGCTCATTGCTGGTTTGCAATGATAAGCAGAAGTGTGAGAAAACATGCTTTAATGGGGCAGTGTGATGTGGATAATACTGAGTGCTCCTGATACAAACTAAACTTATTCTCTTACAACCTTGGAACCCATAAGAGATGAGGATACCATTATTAAATGTCTGCTGTATTGTCAGTTTACTGGTTCCTGCGTGTACTTATTGGGTATTGATGTGGTTCTGCAGATTTACAAAGTTACCTATGCGTTGGGCAAATAAAAGATATTGCCCTAATTATCTTGTATCTCTAGCAGCTCTGCGTAGATCACCAAATTAGGCAAGTTTATAGAAATGTTGATGAGGCAGCACAATCCCTGAACTGAAATCAGTTTATGAAATGTTTGTGTCTTCAGTCAGCTGTCAGTTTATATCTCTGAAATATTGATGTCTACAAGCAATATCCATTTTGACATGAACTAAGATTTATTGTATGGATTCACTTATGACAGTTAATATATGAAATTTTCATATTTCAGGGTTTGTCAATGAGACAGATTAGATTCAGATTTGATGGACAACCAATTAATGAAACAGACACACCTGCACAGGTAAGAGAGTGGTGCTTGTTGTCATACAGCGGAAGCTGAGCTTGTAGCTTCTACCTGTGTCTTGAAAGTTTAGCTTATGCTTAAATGGCAATTATATTGATTCCTAGAACATAAATGTTCTTTTGGTGAGCTGAATCATTAATATACAATCCATCTTATcaaggtgggagagagaaaaCAGTGGGGAGcaaggccggttctaaagggtggccaggtggggcactggcccgagggcccctggagctatgggggccccctcagccacccttccgtgatccgcacccccccacctacctgtcctgtcttttaccattgcccttaacgaagatggcggccgcagtttccctaaggtactgaagcccctgctgccatcttagttgatggcagagatgcatgcatgtagcatgcacacatgccatcaacaaagatggtggcagaggcgtcatccccttagggaaaccgtggccgccaccTTcggtaagggcaatggtaaaagacaggtagatgggggggctgcgcgcacacacacacacaccgggggccagggcaagctgatgcccaagggccctggcatgcctggagccagcctggTGGGGAGGAATGGATTGCATTAAAGAAAAACCTATAGACCTGCTTAATGTACAGGCAATTAGCACTGATGAGGAATTAGCTGTGCTTGTGGAGAAAACGGTGCCTTTCTGCTACCTCTTGCAAAAGATgtgaaaagggaggggaaaaaacttcATCTGTTTATATGTATGCTGTACCCAAAGCTGCTTATAAGGTATAAAATGTACAGcgataataatttaaaaaaataagaacaatTAACATGAGAATAAGTAAATACATCATAATGTCAATCTATATAACGTATAAAACTGTACAAATAAACTAACATAATTGATACCTTTTCAACAAGGCATTTCACAAAATTCACCACAGTTAACATACAAGTATTGGATGGCAGCCACACCGCTTTCATCACCAAATTCCCCTTGTAGGGTTATTTGTAATGACTGTGTTAGCAGCTTGCCTAGCATGCCCTCCAAGATGCTCTTTAAACATGCTAGTGTTGGAATACATGCACAGAAAATGTATGGGCATCATATTTCCTAAGCAAGTGGGAGGGGTTGGGAATAGAAATAAGCAGTCTAGAGCCTCTTTAGCCTGCCACGCTGAGAAGAGTTGGAGTCATTTAAGTGTTCTTAGAAAATGAATTGCTAAGTACACGGTTTGTGCTAGATTAAGAGTGGCAAGGGGCGTTTTTCTGGTCTTAAGGATCACTTACACAGCAGATATGTGAGTGAAACCTCAAGCCTGGGGTCCACATTCTCACATTTTGCCTTCCAGgcgtctctgtctggcccttgaaactctTTTCAGGCCATATACCCTCCCAAACCACATCCTTCACATCCAGCTTTGCActctcctcaagtgttttttcCTGGCTAGAATATttccttgaactctggtaatgtttcttgcttgcttggatgaagTACAGAGAGATGTGTGAGTGTaaagaaactagcttactgtacaaaggtcagattcactctgcccacttttgcatgtggcctccagatgtttgccCAGAAAAGAATATGGCTCTcgggctgaaaaggttccccatccctgtaataCAGCAATCAGATGTGGTTTAACTCTTGAAATCCAACCCAAATTTGTGAGAGATGCAGCTTTAGCATTGGAAGGGCTGTGTGGTAAGAATGAAAACTGGAGTGCTGATGAAATAATACATTTGACAGATGGACGTCTGCCCAATGTGCTTCTGAACAGAATAATGAAGTTAAGAATTGTTATCTGTACTTACAGACTACCCTTCATCAAATGATCATAGGGCAATTACAAAAATGTCCCAATTAAAACATGTACAGCtgcattaaaaccataaaaccataaaacaaccaATGACAAAGTAACAAAACAGCAGTATAGAACCGCAGTGCAGGAAGGTGCAAGACATCCAATCAACCAAAGGACAGAGAGGTGGGAATGTATAAGAAACAAGTTcccttaattgtttttaatatttgtcaTTTTTGTCTTGTTAACAGTTGGAAATGGAAGATGAAGATACTATTGATGTATTTCAACAGCAGACAGGTGGCATGTGCTAAATCCTGTCTTTTTGGGAAGAAGAATGTAAAATGTCACCTCACTTTATCATCTGTCCTTGGATTTGCTATTAAATAGTAAACAAATGAACATGCCAATCATACAGGAAATCTTCTCATGTTCTGAagacacttacccaaattttttTCCTGTCCCTGATCTACTGCGTGTGCAAGTCAAAGCTGTATCTGTGGAAAATTACTTCATCATAAAAATGGGCCCAGTCAAAATTAAATTTTCAAATAAGTAAAATACAGGTTGTTGTCTGCTGTTACCTTGTTTCTATAAATTGGTGGCCTAAATACCAACCTACTATACAGTGAGGATACTAAGTCCTGTCtggcttttgttgtttttgttttactgctTAATTATGGTAATGTAAATATTGAAATATTTTTCCTTGCGATATTAAGTTTCTCCTTGGAATAGGTGGATTAAGAAAGAAGGTTTTACCATTAAACACAGATTTCTCTGAATGGGATGTGCAGAAAGGACAGTACTTGCAGATACATGCTTAGTGGCAGCTTAAGGTAATGCAAATGTACATGTGCTTTTTCATAATAAAATAGTATAGAATGAAACAGTTTTTTAAAGTAATGAAATGTCTTTGAGTTTGTCAGCAGCAGTAGTATTTGCATATGTTAACTTTCATATCTACTATTTAACTCTCACATGTCCAGGTTAAGAACCAGTGTATTTGATAAAATGTTTAAAGAATGGACCAAGACCAGAATCCTCCTAGGAAGCTATGCTGTTCAACTAATCTTAATGGGACTTGCGTGGGAGAAATTCTGAACAGATTGTTCCCAATGAGAATTATTTCTTCTTACTGATGTATTAggcaataaataaaattgtgtatCTTATTTCTGTCATCCCTCTTGAAATCTGAATGTGTAACTTTATCAACTACTTTCAAATATATAGGCTGGGATACAAAGGACCATGTGCCATGTTCTGTGTGCACATAAGTGATTTTTGCATCCCCTTATTCTTATGGCTCCTCATGCCTCCTGAAAAGCCGTCTCCTCAAGGGTTGGGGGACCGGAGCAGTGTGCAGTGCTGGATGCCTGCAGGGGAGAGATGTATCCAGTGCCTATTCACTATGTACATATGGAGTCTTCTCATACATGGGGGTTCTGGATCACAGCCATCAAttcataattattttaattatatacTAATGAGTAAATAGGTCTTGCATTTAAAAATACGGAATTTCAATATATTTGTGGTAAAGTTAAATGTGCAGGTGTACCGTTGAAAGATGTTGAATGAAAAAGCTCTGTATAACAACGTGATCTTAAAGAGACTTGCTGTGCTACTTCCTCAGATATTTTGAGTTTTAAATGAATTTTTGTAGTGACTTTCAGCTCATAGTATTTTTGGATCTGTCCAAATGAAAATTTAAGGTCATTCTGTTGACTTTCAGGAGGCTGTTTGCCACTGCTTGAGAAGGTCACTTTCTTCCTTTAATATCTACCTGTCTGTGTTAGATCTGCTTGCAAGAAATCGTGTTGGAAAAGgtcttttattttctgtttcagttgtATATGGGAAGGAGGGATATTCTTTTAAAATCTGTCCACCAATTTGTACAACATTTGTTGTCCTTTACTACTGTACACAGTAAATATAGTTTGATACTTTGTCTCTTGGCTTATGCTTAATGCTGCATTTCATATGACTGTACTCAAAGCTCTATCACTGAAAAGCTGACAACTTATGTATATCTTTATTAAAGTTCTTTATTGAGAGTGAACCTATTGTTCAGGGCATAAACATCTGTTCAAGGTATAAAAACCAGTTTTTTCTAGAATACGCCTTGGAGGTTCTTTATTTGTAAATGTGTTCATTAGATATTTCCCTGTTGATCCTTAATAACTTGGATTAAATGTGCTTACTGTTTTAGAAAAATTAGGGTATGAGAGACTGGTGCAGCAGGAGGTGGTGACGGTGGCTTATAGAGTAAAACCATGTTTTGGATTCAGTGTTCTAGAAGTAATTACATATGTGGTTATGGGAAAAGACCAATATCAGGATAATATGGAGATTCATTTGAAAAAGATTACCTGACCATTGCTTCCACATGTACTTACACTCTGACCTTACAGTTAGTAATTCTGTTTAATTTGCATATGCAAACTTTTGCAGATGGGATAATTTAGCTTTaaataccacttgccatgaaaaccctattcatagggtcaccataagtctggatcgacttgaaggcagtacaaccaaGTGTAAACTTCGAATCACCTGATGACAATCCCAGAATTCAGAATCCCATGTGCATAGAAAAGTATGCCTTTATTGTTGTGTGTCAAAGCTAGATTTGTAGCTTGATAATAGGTATTGTGTTTTCCTGTACTGCTATAATCTTTCACTTCAGTATCTTGGGGCTGTAGGGATGGATATATATATGCCATTATATGCTAAAAGTTCAATTATCTGTTACATTTTGTTAGTAGAATTATTGGGAACCTCTAGTCTCAATTTCTCCGAGAACTATTTGACAACATGGATATTCAACTCTATTAGATTGTTGCATATGGTCTCAATAACAATGGTATAAAAATCATTGCTTCACATCTCTGTAAAGCAGGGCAATTTTCAAGAAACATCCAATAATCATAACAGCCTTATAAAATGTCTGTTCAAAGGTAAAGCTATCTTTTTAGGAATGCATGcatttactgccttcaagttgattccgacttatggtgaccctatgaatagggttttcatgaggctgagagtcagtgactggcccaaggtcacccagtgagcttcatggctggggattcgaacctagtctcccaggtcatagcccaacaccttaaccactataccacactggctcttttttaGGAATGACTGTATCTAAAAGTTTTGTGTTTAATTAGTCTAAAAACTGGTTCTGGTTAAAAGTTGAGCAGGATATTTGGGCCCTATCAGTCCATCAAATTGAGAAATAGCTCTTCTGTTTATAGAGTGCCTTACAGCACAGTCgtgcatgattactcagaagcaagtcctgttaagtaatgggactttctcccagaaaagtgaacaagattgcagcctaagtt comes from the Rhineura floridana isolate rRhiFlo1 chromosome 7, rRhiFlo1.hap2, whole genome shotgun sequence genome and includes:
- the LOC133389251 gene encoding small ubiquitin-related modifier 3, which encodes MSEEKPKEGVKTENDHINLKVAGQDGSVVQFKIKRHTPLSKLMKAYCERQGLSMRQIRFRFDGQPINETDTPAQLEMEDEDTIDVFQQQTGGMC